In one window of Orcinus orca chromosome 17, mOrcOrc1.1, whole genome shotgun sequence DNA:
- the LOC125961792 gene encoding UDP-N-acetylglucosamine--peptide N-acetylglucosaminyltransferase 110 kDa subunit-like — translation MASSVGNVADSTEPTKRMLSFQGLAELVHREYQAGDFEAAERHCMQLWRQEPDNTGVLLLLSSLHFQCRRLDRSAHFSTLAIKQNPLLAEAYSNLGNVYKERGQLQEAIEHYRHALHLKPDFIDGYINLAAALVAAGDMEGAVQAYVSALQCNPDLYCVRSDLGNLLKALGRLEGAKACYLKAMETQPNFAVAWSNLGCVFNAQGEIWLAIHHFEKAVTLDPNFLDAYINLGNVLKEARIFDRAVAAYLCALSLSPNHAVVHANLACVYYEQGLMDLAVDTYRRAIELQPHFPDAYCNLANALEEKGSVAKAEDCYNTALRLCPTHADSLNNLANIKGDQGNFEEAVRLYCKALEVFPEFAVAHSNLASVLQQQGKLQEALMHYKEAVRISPTFADAYCNMGDTLKEMQDVQGALQCYTRAIQINPALADAHSNLASIHKYSGNIPEAIASYRTALKLEPDFPDAYCDLAHCLQIVCDWTDYDERMKKLVSIVADQLEKNRLPSVQPHHSMLYPLSHGFRKAIAESHGNLCLDEISVLHKPPYEHPKDLKLSDGRLRVGYVSSDFGNHPTSHLMQSIPGMHNPDKFEVFCYALSPDDGTNFRAKVMAEAHHFIDLSQIPCNGKAADRIHQDGIHILVNMNGYTRGARNELFALRPAPIQAMWLGYPGTSGVLFMDYIITDQETSPAEVVEQYSEKLAYMPHTFFIGDHANMFPPLKKKAVIDFKSNGHIYDNRVVLNGIDLKAFLDSLPDVQIVKMKCPDGGDNADSSNTALNMPVIPMNTIAEAVIEMINRGQIQITINGFSLSNGLATTQINIKAATGEEVPRTIIVTTRSQYGLPEDAIVYCNFNQLYKIDPSTLQMWANILKRVPNSVLWLLRFPAVGEPNIQQYAQNMGLPQKRIIFSPVAPKEEHVRRGQLADVCLDTPLCNGHTTGMDVLWSGTPVVTMPGETLASRVAASQLTCLGCLELIAQNRQEYEDIAVKLGTDLEYLKKIRGKVWKQRTSSPLFNTKQYTMDLERLYLQMWEHYAAGNKPDHMIKPVEVTESA, via the coding sequence atggcgtcttctgtgggcaacgtggccgacagcacagaaccaacgaaacgtatgctttccttccaagggttagcTGAGTTGGTACATCGAGAGTATCAGGCAGgagattttgaggcagctgagagacactgcatgcagctgtggagacaagagccagacaatactggagtacttttattactttcatctctacacttccagtgtcgaaggctggacagatctgcccactttagtactctggcaattaaacagaaccctcttctggcagaagcctattcgaatttggggaatgtgtacaaggaaagagggcagttgcaggaggcaattgagcattaccggcatgcattgcatctcaaaccagatttcatcgatggttatattaacctggcagccgctttggtagcagcaggcgacatggaaggggcagtacaagcttacgtctctgctcttcagtgcaatcctgatttgtactgtgttcgcagtgacctggggaacctgctcaaagccctgggtcgcttggaaggagccaaggcatgttatttgaaagcaatggagacgcaaccgaactttgcagtagcttggagtaatcttggctgtgttttcaatgcacaaggggagatttggcttgccattcatcactttgaaaaggctgtcacgcttgaccccaattttctggatgcttatatcaatttaggaaatgtcttgaaagaggcacggatttttgacagagctgtggcagcttacctttgtgccctaagcttgagcccaaatcatgcagtggtaCATGCCAACCTGGCTTGTGTATACTATGAGCAAGGCCTGATGGATCTGGCAGTAGACACCTACAGGCGAGCTATTGaattgcaaccacatttccctgatgcttactgcaacctagccaacgctctggaagagaagggcagtgttgccAAAGCAGAAGATtgttataatacagctctgcggctgtgtcccacccatgcagactctctgaataacctagccaatatcaaaggagaccagggaaactttgaagaggcagttcgcttgtattgtaaagcattagaagtcttcccagagtttgctgttgcccattcaaatttagcaagtgtattgcagcagcagggaaaactgcaggaagctctgatgcattataaggaggctgttcgaatcagtcctacctttgctgatgcctactgtaacatgggagacactctaaaggagatgcaggatgttcagggagccttgcagtgttatactcgtgccattcagattaaccctgcacttgcggatgcccacagcaatctggcttccattcacaagtattcagggaatattccagaagcaattgcttcttatcgcactgctctgaagcttgaacctgattttcctgacgcttattgtgatttggctcattgcctgcagattgtctgtgattggacagactacgatgagcgaatgaagaagttggtcagcattgtggctgaccagctggagaagaataggttgccttctgtgcagcctcatcatagtatgctctatcctctttctcatggcttcaggaaggctattgctgagagccatgggaacctctgcttggatgagatcagtgtccttcataaaccaccgtacgaacatccaaaagacttgaagctcagtgatggtcgactgcgtgtaggatacgtgagttctgacttcgggaatcatcctacttctcatcttatgcagtctattccaggcatgcacaatcctgataaatttgaggtattctgttatgccctgagcccagatgatggcacaaacttccgagcgaaggtgatggcagaagcccatcatttcattgatctttctcagattccatgcaatgggaaagcagctgatcgcatccatcaagatggtatacacatccttgtaaatatgaatggttataccaggggtgctcgaaatgaactctttgctctcaggccagctcctattcaggcaatgtggctgggctaccctgggaccagtggcgtgcttttcatggattatatcatcactgatcaggaaacttcacctgctgaagttgttgagcagtattctgagaaactggcttatatgccccatactttctttattggtgatcatgctaatatgttccctcccctgaagaagaaggcagtcatcgattttaagtccaatgggcacatttatgacaatcgggttgtgctgaatggcatcgacctcaaagcatttcttgatagtctcccagatgtgcagattgtcaagatgaaatgtcctgatggaggagacaacgcagacagcagtaatacggctcttaatatgcctgtcattcctatgaatactattgcagaggcagttattgaaatgattaacagaggacaaattcagataacaattaatggattcagtcttagcaatggactggcaactacccagatcaacattaaggctgccactggagaggaggttccccgtaccattattgtaaccacacgttctcagtacgggttaccggaagatgccattgtgtactgtaacttcaatcagttatataaaattgacccatctactttgcagatgtgggcaaatattctgaagcgtgttcccaatagtgtgctgtggctgttgcgttttccagcagtaggagaacctaatattcaacagtatgcacaaaatatgggccttccccagaagcgtatcattttttcacctgttgctcctaaagaggaacatgttcggagaggccagctggctgatgtctgcttggacactccactctgtaatggacacaccacagggatggatgtcctttggtcagggacacccgtggtgactatgccaggagagactcttgcttcccgagttgcagcttcccagctcacttgtttaggctgtcttgagcttattgctcaaaatagacaagaatatgaagacatagctgtgaaactgggaactgatctagaatacctgaagaaaattcgtggcaaagtctggaagcagagaacatctagccctctgttcaacaccaaacaatacacaatggacctagagcggctctatctacagatgtgggagcattacgcagctggcaacaaacctgatcacatgattaagcctgttgaagtcactgagtcggcctaa